Part of the Brassica oleracea var. oleracea cultivar TO1000 chromosome C8, BOL, whole genome shotgun sequence genome is shown below.
AACCCTAACAGGTCATAATTACCAATATTTTTTTTTGTAAATATATGAGTTTGATGTGTTCTTAACATCAACATTACACATGTATAAATTTAAATTGTAAAAACCGAGAAAATATAACAAAAATTATATAAAGAATTTAGACGCAGTAAAATTTTCTTCCCTAACTTCCGGATCAGACATATTCCAAGAGCACAAAATACTATGGCGGAAAAGCTTGCAAGTGGTGCGAAGAGTTCTCCTTCAGCTATGTTATATGTCGATTCAATACTTTCGGTTTGGCTTTCTGAATCGCGCGGTCCAGTTACTTAGGGTTTGAATGGTAACCAAGGAAACGAAAAGGAACACTACATTCCTTAACGTTTCTCAAAAATGTTACCATTCATGAGGAATATTTTTTTCCTCTTCATTCCTCCTCATTCCCTTTTTTGTAGAGAATTATAATGCAAATTTGTTCCTTGTTAATTTTGATAAGGAACTCTCATTCCTCATCATTCCCAAATTTTTATTCTTATTCATTCTTTTCCTATTCATTCCTAATGTTCCTCGATGGTTACCAGTCACACCCTTAGTTCTCGCTTATGTTGTCAAAAAAAAGTTACTAATTTTTAAATATTATTATAAAATTTTGATTTTTTTAAAAAAAAATTTTAATGGTAAAACCCCTCAATTATGTTTACTTAATGTAGAAACCCCTAAATTAAAGATTTACCGGTAGTAATGATAATTATGACCTGCTAGAATTTAATTCATTAAATAACGTTAGTTTGGGGTTTTTTTCCATTAAATACTTAGTTTGAAGGTTTTTACCCGAAACAAACTTAGTTGAGGGGTTTTAATGTTAAAAATCCTTATTAAAACGCCTAAAGGATATGTTAGGAATCTCACATTGATATTGACATGGAACCTATAAAAGTTCAACATAATGCAAAGTACAAAATGATTCAAGTAGAATAGTACAAAATGATTCAAGTGGGGAATGTGTTAGTTTGAGATGCCTAAGAAACTTACCATTTTTTTCTAGAGAATGTGCCAAAATGTCACTATGCCCAATGAACATAGATTAATTTATTCTTACCAACTATTTCTGAACTAAAATCATACAAAACTTAACAGATTCTAATCCATTTTATCTATAGAGAAAATGTATGGAGTAGCCAGCAAACGCAAGACACAAACAGTGGAAGTCTCAGCGAAATAACAAACTCCAAGATAAAAAAAAATATTTTTCTCTATGCCACATGAAGATAATGCAATGCTCTAATAGTGTGTGTTTTCACATATCCGAGATAAGAAGTTAAGAAAAGAGCTAGAATGCTACCTAAGGTAGGTCGAAGAGACCCAAAGCAAAACATAGCTTAAGAGCGAAGACATGACTTCAAAACCTCTTGGTCCTTTGATGAAGGGTGGGATCACAGACACCATCAAGAAAGTCCCAATCAGCCACGAGAAGATGAAAGATCCACTCCTGTTTCATCACAATGTTCAACCTAATCAGTTTCGAATCCAAAATCAAGAAGGTAGCAAAGGCTTTGCGATTATTACCCGTAAAGGAAAGACCAGAGCTTCTTCTTCATCCTTTGGTGGATGAAGTAAAACGTAGCTATCACCGATAACAAAACCTGCAGAGTGGGTCCTTCTTCTGTCGGGAACAGAACGGTAAGAGCTCCGAGAACTGCAAACGTGACTGCCGTTTTGACAAGGAAAGCAGTGGCAGGAGTTTGGAACCTCTCGAAAACAAAGTTAACAGCTTTGGACTGTCTCACTTCTCGCACCTTCTTCGTTATGTCGATCTTGGGGTTCTTCCTCTCATGGAACTTCTGCATGACGATCTTGTCATGAGCTGATTCGATAGCGTGAACACTGGGTTTGTGACCAGCGTACTGCTGAATGAGAAAGTTCCTGGCGCCTTGAATCTCATCCTCTGAGGCCATCCGGCTTATCCCAAGCCGCTTGTATGGGTCTTTGACATTGATCCGAGGGAAGACAGCTGAACCAAATGGAAGAAGTAGCCAGGAAGATTAATCATTTTTGCTTCTATTACTGACAACAAGTTCAACTAGAAAGCATGTTAAGTAGCAACAGAAGAACCATTTACAAGTATAACCAAGAGATATGTATATATACCAGTTGAATCGTCTGCCACGTCACCAAAGGAAGAACTCATGGCACGGGCAATCATAGCATTGTTTCTTTGTGTTGGAAGTGCCAAACAAGCCCTATGCAACATCAAAGACAAAACCATGAGAAAGAACTAGTACATGCTTAATCAAAGAATCTCCAAAACAACCTTTGAAGAACAGGGGAAGCTGATGATGCATCTTGACGATTCAGTGTGGCAATAAGAGTAAAAGCCTGAGAGCTTCTCTGAGATGTACGCCAGCGAAAGTGAAACCTGGGCGAAGTTACGGTTAGCCCAGACGCAGTCATCATCTCGGGGAAAGAAGACCGGAGCTTTTCCTTTACAGCACCAAGTTCAATCCCTATAATCCAAAAAAAAAGAAGGAGAAACCGTAAACAGTGGTGGCTAAACCAATTGCACAAATAGCGCAGCTAAAAACATCCGCTATTATAAAGTTCAACTTCTTGCATCTCCAGGGATTTAACCAAAAGCCAATTCTTAATACTATAAATTTGAAGCAGCTTCGAGAACAAAAAGAGAGAAAATGAAGAGATTACCAGAGTAGACTCGAAGAGACGGTATCGCCGATGAAAAACAATTTTCCTTTTCGTTGCTCGCACACGGATAGACCTACCTGCACAAGAAATATATTTTGTATATTTTTCTTCTTACAAAACACTTTTAACAACAATCCGTCGTAGTCTAGCTGGTTAGGATACTCGGCTCTCACCCGAGAGACCCGGGTTCGAGTCCCGGCGACGGAGCTTTTTTTTTACTTTTCACTGTATCTTGTTTATACTAAATAATAAGAGAACCCCATACTCTCAACATTCCGTCGTAGTCTAGCTGGTTCGGATACTCGGCTCTCACCTGAGAGAGAACCGAGCTTTTTTTTACTTTCCCAACTGAATACAAGCTTATATCATTCATTCAAGTAAAAGACGTTTGTAATCATATTAGACGGAATGAATGGAAATAATATCCAGAGTAACTGTTATTATAAAACTTGATATCAACTAAACAACTGTACATCAATTTTTTCAGACATTTTAAAAGTTTTTGGGTAATATCGATAGCATGCAGCGTTTGACGTTAGAGATTTACACAGTTCTGTGGTAGAAGATAGCCTCTCGAGCCAAAGCACCCCCCTACAAAGACAAATAGATTGATCATTCACATGATGTGGGAGAAGTTTTTCATTCAGCAATCAATATACAACACATGAACTTCCAAAATATATGTCTACGGGAAAATTGAACATTAATGAAGAATTAGCAAGGGACATATACCTCCTCCAAGGTAGACGCACATCATGACTGGAACAAAGTTATGGTGGCTATATGACCGTTCTTCATCACCTGCAAAATATTAACCCAACTTTAAAGCTTCGTCTAACAATCTACACAAGGATATCAATTACTGAATTACGGTAACTAGAAAAATCCTTCACCTCAAAAGCAACATCCTTATAGCCATACACGTATGTCGATCCAAATGGGTTGCTAGTTGAGCCCTGTGTCTGAATCGCTGCTGGGCCACACTCCCCGAGTACTTCCTATAAGGTGAAAGCAAAGGTTTCATCACAAATGTCTTACTCATTTGTTAACACTTCTATTTTCAGTTATAATCATGCTGTTATTTTGATTATTTCCTCAATGCTTCCACACAATTATGACCAATAGGGTTGGTCCAGGCCTAAGATAGACTCGCTTCCTATCATTTTCCTGTATGCTTGTATAACTTTGATCTGAAACTAATTACCTTAACCTGCTCCCAATTCGTGCTTGGAGTGATCTTGTTTCCACCTCTGTTTGCTTCTGTCTCACCCTCTCCAACTGAAAGCAGCAATAAAGTATAGTTTTATTGAAAAATAAGACACACCACACATCTGCATAAAGGATAATTAATTGGCATGAAGCTGCTACCAGTTGCATCACTTACCAGAGATCACAAAGTTGCACTTTATGTATGAGTTGAAATCAGCATGACCAGGATAGTTGGTGTGCAGAACAAACTTCTTAGCCTTGTGAGTCTGTAAAAAGGTAAGAGTCAGTCATGGATGGAAAAAATAACTCATTTTAACTCATTTTGACGAATTGCCTACCTCGCCGTCAAACA
Proteins encoded:
- the LOC106311915 gene encoding protein CHAPERONE-LIKE PROTEIN OF POR1, chloroplastic-like, with amino-acid sequence MMTASGLTVTSPRFHFRWRTSQRSSQAFTLIATLNRQDASSASPVLQRACLALPTQRNNAMIARAMSSSFGDVADDSTAVFPRINVKDPYKRLGISRMASEDEIQGARNFLIQQYAGHKPSVHAIESAHDKIVMQKFHERKNPKIDITKKVREVRQSKAVNFVFERFQTPATAFLVKTAVTFAVLGALTVLFPTEEGPTLQVLLSVIATFYFIHQRMKKKLWSFLYGSGSFIFSWLIGTFLMVSVIPPFIKGPRGFEVMSSLLSYVLLWVSSTYLR